The following coding sequences lie in one Streptomyces sp. NBC_00464 genomic window:
- a CDS encoding ATP-binding cassette domain-containing protein, protein MRRTAIAVSGLRKAYGDKTVLDGIDFDVAAGSVYSLLGPNGAGKTTTVNVLATLLTADAGSVQVAGHDVATATKQVRAAIGVTGQFAAVDDLLSGRENLQMMVALKRVRSGGQLVTRLLEQFDLVESADKMARTYSGGMRRKLDLAMTLVGSPEIIFLDEPTTGLDPRSRRTMWGIVRELVADGTTIFLTTQYLEEADELADRIAVLSEGKFVAEGTSEELKRLIPGGYVRLRFNDAANYHSAATALRDATADEETRSVQIPSDGTQRELRSILDWLDSSGIEADELTVHTPDLDDVFLALTERTSKEAISK, encoded by the coding sequence ATGAGACGAACAGCGATTGCAGTTTCAGGGCTGCGGAAGGCATACGGGGACAAGACCGTCCTCGATGGCATCGACTTCGATGTCGCCGCGGGATCGGTCTATTCCCTGCTCGGGCCGAACGGCGCGGGCAAGACCACGACCGTGAACGTCCTGGCGACGCTGCTGACGGCCGACGCCGGTTCGGTGCAGGTCGCCGGGCACGACGTGGCGACCGCGACCAAGCAGGTGCGCGCCGCCATCGGCGTGACCGGTCAGTTCGCCGCGGTGGACGACCTGCTCTCGGGCCGCGAGAACCTGCAGATGATGGTGGCCCTCAAGCGTGTGCGCTCCGGCGGCCAGCTGGTCACGCGACTGCTTGAGCAGTTCGACCTGGTGGAGTCGGCGGACAAGATGGCGCGGACCTACTCCGGCGGTATGCGCCGGAAGCTGGACCTCGCCATGACGCTGGTCGGAAGCCCGGAGATCATCTTCCTGGACGAGCCGACCACGGGTCTCGACCCGCGCAGCAGGCGCACGATGTGGGGGATCGTCCGTGAGCTCGTGGCCGACGGCACCACGATCTTCCTCACCACCCAGTACCTGGAGGAGGCCGACGAACTCGCCGACCGCATCGCGGTCCTGAGCGAGGGCAAGTTCGTCGCCGAGGGCACCTCCGAGGAGCTGAAGCGGCTCATCCCCGGCGGGTACGTACGCCTGCGCTTCAACGACGCGGCCAACTACCACTCCGCCGCCACCGCGCTGCGCGACGCCACGGCGGACGAGGAGACACGCTCGGTGCAGATCCCCAGCGACGGCACCCAGCGCGAGCTGCGCTCCATCCTCGACTGGCTGGACTCGTCCGGCATCGAGGCGGACGAACTGACCGTGCACACCCCCGACCTCGACGACGTCTTCCTCGCCCTGACCGAGCGCACGAGCAAGGAGGCGATCTCCAAGTGA
- a CDS encoding cytochrome P450: MRLTPGPARDVDLDSVDLFDLDLYTSGDPHPVWGVMREKAPLHHQVLPDGREFWSLTRYEDVRRVLSNHREFTSERGTVPTHLGTDDVAAGVLMTSTDPPRHTEVRRPLGAKLTARAVKSWEDSIRATVVRFLEPALDGEVFDLAEKALLLPALVTGPLLGIPEQDWAELVQLTAMVTAPSDPHFQLGSEAATLAISHHELVTYVKDWVRTRRATGEEGESLLHHLMSVRPGGKQLSDEEIALDGYSILLGANVTTPHTVSGTVQALIERPEQFDKAAADLTLVPNLVEEGLRWTSAACNFMRYAVDDVEIGGGTIPARGAVVAWIGSANRDETLFPDPHTFDITRAGAKRQAAFGFGTHFCIGAPLARMTLRIFFEELLQRFESIELAGEPQHLRSYFIAGMTHLPVVAQKRKTP; this comes from the coding sequence GTGAGGCTGACGCCGGGGCCCGCGCGCGACGTCGACCTCGACAGCGTCGACCTCTTCGACCTCGACCTCTACACCTCGGGCGACCCGCACCCGGTGTGGGGCGTGATGCGCGAGAAGGCGCCCCTGCACCACCAAGTCCTTCCGGACGGCCGGGAGTTCTGGTCACTTACCCGCTACGAGGACGTCCGCCGCGTGCTCTCGAACCATCGCGAGTTCACCTCGGAGCGCGGCACGGTCCCCACCCATCTCGGGACGGACGACGTCGCGGCCGGCGTGCTGATGACGTCCACCGACCCGCCGCGGCACACCGAGGTCCGCAGGCCGCTCGGCGCCAAGCTCACGGCGCGGGCGGTGAAGTCCTGGGAGGACTCGATCCGCGCGACGGTCGTGCGCTTCCTGGAGCCCGCCCTCGACGGCGAGGTCTTCGACCTGGCCGAGAAGGCGCTCCTCCTGCCGGCGCTGGTCACCGGCCCGCTGCTGGGCATCCCGGAGCAGGACTGGGCGGAGCTCGTCCAGCTGACCGCGATGGTGACGGCCCCCTCGGACCCGCACTTCCAGCTGGGCAGCGAAGCCGCGACCCTCGCCATCTCCCACCACGAGCTCGTCACCTACGTCAAGGACTGGGTCAGGACGCGGCGGGCGACCGGCGAGGAGGGCGAGAGCCTGCTCCACCACCTCATGAGCGTGCGCCCGGGCGGCAAGCAGCTGAGCGACGAGGAGATCGCCCTCGACGGCTACAGCATCCTGCTCGGCGCCAACGTGACCACGCCGCATACCGTCTCCGGCACCGTGCAGGCCCTCATCGAACGGCCCGAGCAGTTCGACAAGGCGGCCGCCGACCTGACGCTCGTTCCCAACCTCGTCGAGGAAGGGCTGCGCTGGACGTCGGCCGCGTGCAACTTCATGCGGTACGCGGTGGACGACGTCGAGATCGGCGGCGGCACCATCCCGGCCCGCGGCGCGGTCGTGGCCTGGATCGGATCGGCCAACCGGGACGAGACCCTCTTCCCCGACCCGCACACCTTCGACATCACCCGGGCCGGTGCCAAGCGCCAGGCCGCGTTCGGCTTCGGGACGCACTTCTGCATCGGCGCCCCGCTGGCCCGGATGACGCTGCGCATCTTCTTCGAGGAGCTGCTCCAGCGCTTCGAATCGATCGAGCTCGCCGGCGAACCGCAGCACCTGCGGTCGTACTTCATCGCCGGGATGACCCACCTCCCCGTCGTCGCCCAGAAACGAAAGACGCCATGA
- a CDS encoding thioesterase II family protein — translation MTSGSTTAPSPWFVRPRSAEHAARIFCLPFSGAGASAFSAWPAAIDDAEVCPVQFPGRENRLGHPHYGTYEKLADSLAEELEPLLDRPYALFAHCAGAMPAYETVLRLAERGLPGPERLFVSGQPAPHDASRDRMLTMTEPELRAELASFVRGRGIEPRPDMIDMGMMVLLRDHAAAGAYRRSEPVKVGCPIVVLHWRDDSDVSLAELEGWSAYADSVEFRVLDGGHYDFMNAPDDLLKQLASWR, via the coding sequence ATGACATCCGGATCCACCACCGCCCCCTCGCCGTGGTTCGTCCGGCCGCGGTCCGCCGAGCACGCCGCACGGATCTTCTGCCTCCCCTTCTCCGGGGCCGGGGCCTCCGCGTTCAGCGCCTGGCCCGCCGCGATCGACGACGCCGAGGTCTGCCCCGTGCAGTTCCCCGGCCGCGAGAACCGGCTGGGCCACCCGCACTACGGCACGTACGAGAAGCTGGCCGACAGCCTGGCCGAGGAGTTGGAACCGCTCCTGGACCGGCCCTACGCGCTCTTCGCGCACTGCGCGGGTGCGATGCCCGCGTACGAGACCGTACTCAGGCTCGCCGAACGCGGCCTGCCCGGACCGGAGCGCCTCTTCGTGTCGGGCCAGCCCGCCCCGCACGACGCCTCGCGCGACCGGATGCTCACCATGACCGAACCCGAACTGCGCGCCGAACTCGCTTCGTTCGTCCGTGGCCGCGGCATCGAGCCGAGGCCGGACATGATCGACATGGGCATGATGGTGCTGCTCCGCGACCACGCGGCCGCGGGCGCCTACCGGCGGTCCGAGCCGGTCAAGGTGGGCTGCCCCATCGTCGTACTGCACTGGCGGGACGACTCCGACGTGAGCCTCGCCGAGCTCGAAGGGTGGAGCGCCTACGCGGACTCGGTCGAGTTCCGGGTGCTCGACGGCGGCCACTACGACTTCATGAACGCGCCGGACGACCTGCTGAAGCAGCTGGCCTCCTGGCGATGA
- a CDS encoding acyl carrier protein, producing MESSSQVHERAGQDEAAERQAGSPGAPVSLVREISQMWGEHFSGHEVGADDDFFALGGNSLTGIKIIEQVVRDYGVQLSVRDFYLAQTPARVAELIEKGRART from the coding sequence ATGGAATCGTCGTCGCAGGTCCACGAGCGAGCCGGACAGGACGAGGCAGCAGAACGCCAGGCCGGTTCGCCGGGCGCGCCGGTGTCACTCGTGCGGGAGATCTCGCAGATGTGGGGAGAGCACTTCAGCGGCCACGAGGTCGGCGCGGATGACGACTTCTTCGCGCTCGGCGGCAACTCGCTGACCGGAATCAAGATCATCGAGCAGGTGGTCCGGGACTACGGCGTCCAGCTGTCCGTACGCGACTTCTACCTGGCGCAGACCCCGGCCCGGGTCGCCGAGCTGATCGAGAAGGGGAGGGCACGGACGTGA
- a CDS encoding PhzF family phenazine biosynthesis protein: MTTPSRRRRRFAQVDVFTEVPYVGNPVAVVLDGDGISDRDMAQIAQWTNLSETTFVVPPTSGEADYRLRIFTPGGEIPFAGHPTLGSAHAWLESGGTPKKPGEVTQECGLGLVPVRISEDGLGFRAPALRRSGPLEDGHLDRIARGLGIDRARIVGHQWVDNGPGWAAVQLASADEVLALKPDEQHMGELVLGVVGAYPEDSPVQFEARAFALPKGVREDPVTGSLTAGLAQWLIGAGKAPRDFRVGQGTCLGRQGVLTVESHGEDIWVGGASVTCVRGTLEA; the protein is encoded by the coding sequence GTGACGACGCCGTCGCGCCGCCGGCGTCGCTTCGCTCAGGTCGATGTGTTCACCGAGGTCCCCTACGTCGGCAATCCCGTCGCCGTCGTCCTGGACGGCGACGGGATCTCCGACCGGGACATGGCACAGATCGCGCAGTGGACCAACCTGTCCGAGACGACGTTCGTCGTCCCGCCCACCTCCGGCGAGGCCGACTACAGGCTGCGGATCTTCACCCCGGGCGGTGAGATCCCGTTCGCCGGTCACCCCACGCTGGGTTCCGCGCACGCCTGGCTGGAGTCCGGAGGCACACCGAAGAAGCCCGGGGAAGTCACCCAGGAGTGCGGACTCGGGCTCGTACCGGTGCGGATCTCCGAAGACGGCCTCGGCTTCCGGGCCCCCGCCCTGCGCCGCAGCGGCCCCCTGGAAGACGGGCATCTGGACCGCATCGCCCGTGGGCTGGGCATCGACCGCGCACGGATCGTCGGCCACCAGTGGGTCGACAACGGGCCCGGCTGGGCCGCCGTGCAACTCGCCTCGGCCGATGAGGTACTGGCCCTGAAGCCGGACGAGCAGCACATGGGCGAGCTGGTGCTCGGCGTGGTCGGCGCGTATCCCGAGGACTCGCCCGTGCAGTTCGAGGCCCGTGCCTTCGCGCTGCCCAAGGGTGTGCGCGAGGACCCCGTCACCGGAAGCCTCACGGCGGGGCTCGCCCAGTGGCTCATCGGCGCCGGGAAGGCCCCGCGCGACTTCCGGGTCGGCCAGGGCACCTGCCTGGGACGCCAGGGCGTGCTCACCGTGGAGAGTCACGGCGAGGACATCTGGGTCGGCGGCGCGAGCGTGACCTGCGTCCGCGGCACCCTCGAAGCGTGA
- a CDS encoding ABC transporter permease, producing MIMLRRNVKHTTRNPVTVFNAILFPIVMMLMFVKVFGGGFSVGVPYIDYATPGLLVMTISYGMGATATAVNDDMAKGIINRFKTMDVSRGAMLTGHVVITTVRCLVACAVIVAVAFAMGFDPSASASDWLGALGLVALVSFAASWLIIAMGLAAKTAAGAGMAATPLIMLPFLSSAFVPADTMGTGVKQFVEYQPFTPIIETLRGLLMGGVSSGDTIAAIAWCVGFTVLGYVWSVSTFKKRA from the coding sequence ATGATCATGCTGCGCCGCAACGTGAAGCACACCACGCGGAACCCCGTCACGGTGTTCAACGCGATCCTGTTCCCGATCGTGATGATGCTCATGTTCGTCAAGGTGTTCGGCGGCGGTTTCAGCGTCGGCGTCCCCTACATCGACTACGCGACGCCCGGCCTGCTCGTGATGACCATCAGCTACGGGATGGGCGCCACCGCGACGGCCGTGAACGACGACATGGCCAAGGGCATCATCAACCGCTTCAAGACGATGGACGTCTCCCGCGGAGCCATGCTGACCGGACACGTCGTCATCACCACGGTGCGCTGCCTGGTGGCCTGCGCGGTCATCGTCGCGGTGGCCTTCGCGATGGGCTTCGACCCCAGCGCGAGCGCCTCGGACTGGCTCGGCGCCCTCGGTCTCGTCGCACTGGTCAGCTTCGCGGCCAGCTGGCTCATCATCGCCATGGGCCTGGCCGCCAAGACCGCGGCGGGGGCCGGCATGGCCGCCACCCCGCTGATCATGCTGCCGTTCCTCAGCAGCGCGTTCGTGCCCGCCGACACGATGGGCACGGGCGTGAAGCAGTTCGTGGAGTACCAGCCCTTCACCCCGATCATCGAGACGCTGCGCGGCCTGCTGATGGGCGGCGTGTCGAGCGGCGACACGATCGCGGCCATCGCCTGGTGCGTCGGGTTCACCGTCCTCGGGTACGTCTGGTCGGTCTCCACGTTCAAGAAGCGAGCCTGA